In Lacrimispora indolis DSM 755, a genomic segment contains:
- a CDS encoding methyl-accepting chemotaxis protein, producing MKVNPFKTLWFKLSFLLVFFAIVPLLGFSLLLLRSLKSTSLSEQKTSVNKQLSLVNDNVDAVFNDMLNNVRYFAEGELLQTADQTITSYTDITSSIKMTPGQNGPVEREIFKSFSEFGKSHPDYQYIYMGTESGGYIQYPDSDLDSAFDPRIRPWYPNAKAAPGAPVLGEPYYFATDDIVIVGASQAITDSQGNVIGVMAMDMSLNALTKLFEMATKDSNGYYMLVTGDGTILADPSNTENNFKKLSETYGEEFLKAVSENADFQKIDIGGRPYFIKSVRSDKTSWNYISIVSEAALFKTVYQMERIMYFTLAVVFIIVLAAGVLISNSIAKPIKAVTKSAQEISEGNFHVDIQIKADGEVGQLVEAFRKIGVTLKEYKKYIEEISSVLNQIAQGNMAFELESDYIGEFSTIKTALLNISRTLTETLAQIKMSSDQIASGSGQVASGAQALSQGATEQAASVEELSSTINDITNHIGSNAEMAHRANELSKAAVSSVLDGNRQMQEMIRAMEEINSKTNEINSILKIIDDIAFQTNILALNAAVEAARAGSAGKGFAVVADEVRNLAQKTADATHNTAGLIEGSIRSVTRGTGLVGQTAESLSNIAGHVEEVAGHLESISNASVQQSEAMQQIALGIDQISSVVQTNAATAEESAAASEELSSQSSLLEDLVNRFRLKEEDGGSRKYYQ from the coding sequence ATGAAGGTAAATCCTTTTAAGACACTGTGGTTTAAGCTGAGTTTTCTTCTGGTCTTTTTTGCAATTGTCCCGCTCCTGGGCTTTAGTTTACTGCTTTTAAGAAGCTTAAAAAGCACATCCCTGTCAGAGCAGAAAACCTCCGTAAACAAGCAGCTGTCTTTGGTAAACGATAATGTGGATGCCGTGTTTAATGATATGCTTAATAATGTCCGCTATTTTGCCGAAGGGGAACTGCTTCAGACAGCGGACCAAACCATTACCAGCTACACCGATATCACCTCCTCTATAAAAATGACACCGGGGCAAAACGGACCGGTGGAGAGGGAAATATTCAAAAGCTTTTCGGAATTCGGAAAAAGCCATCCGGATTATCAGTATATTTATATGGGCACGGAAAGCGGCGGTTACATACAGTATCCGGACTCGGATTTAGACTCTGCCTTTGATCCGCGCATCCGCCCATGGTATCCCAATGCAAAGGCGGCTCCCGGCGCTCCTGTTCTGGGGGAACCCTATTATTTTGCAACGGACGATATTGTGATCGTAGGTGCGTCCCAGGCGATTACCGACTCTCAGGGAAACGTCATAGGTGTTATGGCTATGGACATGAGTTTAAATGCTCTTACAAAGCTGTTTGAGATGGCTACAAAGGATTCAAATGGCTATTATATGCTGGTCACCGGCGACGGTACTATTCTGGCTGATCCCAGCAATACGGAGAATAACTTTAAAAAACTTTCTGAGACGTATGGGGAAGAATTTCTTAAAGCAGTCAGCGAAAATGCTGACTTTCAGAAGATCGACATAGGGGGCAGGCCGTATTTTATAAAAAGCGTCCGCTCTGATAAGACCAGCTGGAATTATATTTCCATAGTATCTGAGGCAGCTCTGTTTAAAACCGTGTATCAGATGGAAAGGATCATGTATTTTACTTTAGCTGTTGTATTTATAATCGTACTGGCTGCAGGAGTCCTGATCAGCAACAGCATTGCCAAACCCATTAAAGCCGTAACCAAATCCGCACAGGAGATTTCTGAAGGAAACTTTCATGTGGATATTCAGATCAAGGCTGACGGAGAAGTGGGCCAGCTGGTGGAGGCGTTTCGGAAGATCGGCGTGACCCTTAAGGAATACAAAAAATATATTGAGGAGATTTCTTCCGTCTTAAACCAGATCGCCCAGGGAAATATGGCATTTGAACTGGAATCGGATTATATAGGAGAGTTCAGCACCATAAAAACGGCTCTTTTAAATATTTCCCGGACTCTTACGGAGACATTGGCCCAGATTAAGATGTCATCGGATCAGATTGCGTCTGGTTCCGGTCAGGTGGCTTCAGGGGCCCAGGCTTTGAGCCAGGGGGCCACGGAGCAGGCAGCATCGGTTGAAGAGCTGTCCTCCACCATAAACGATATAACCAATCATATCGGATCCAATGCGGAAATGGCTCACAGAGCCAATGAGCTTTCCAAGGCGGCGGTTTCCAGTGTTTTGGATGGAAACAGGCAGATGCAGGAAATGATCCGCGCAATGGAGGAGATCAATTCTAAGACAAATGAGATCAACAGCATCTTAAAGATCATTGATGACATTGCGTTCCAGACAAACATACTTGCGCTGAATGCGGCAGTGGAGGCGGCCAGAGCCGGGAGCGCCGGCAAGGGGTTTGCCGTTGTCGCTGATGAAGTGCGGAATCTGGCTCAAAAAACGGCAGATGCGACTCATAATACTGCCGGGCTGATTGAAGGCTCCATACGTTCCGTCACGCGGGGGACCGGTCTTGTTGGACAGACTGCAGAATCCTTGTCTAATATTGCAGGCCATGTGGAAGAGGTGGCCGGTCATTTGGAAAGTATTTCAAACGCTTCCGTGCAGCAGTCAGAGGCAATGCAGCAGATCGCACTGGGGATCGATCAAATCTCCTCAGTAGTACAGACCAATGCTGCTACAGCGGAAGAGTCTGCGGCCGCCAGCGAAGAGCTTTCCAGCCAGTCCAGCCTGCTGGAAGACCTTGTGAACCGGTTCCGGTTAAAGGAAGAGGATGGAGGCTCTCGGAAATACTATCAATAA
- a CDS encoding ATP-binding cassette domain-containing protein — MEREVLLDVKDLDVTFGERRKKYEAVKKVNFKIYKGETFGLVGESGSGKTTIGRAIMRIVPSSGGEILYKGHKINGKIPAELDRQVIREIQMIFQDPQASLNERAKVDYIISEGLMNLEKGLDESERKKRVDQALLDVGLLPEFSSRFPHEFSGGQRQRIGIARSLIMNPEFVIADEPISALDVSVRAQVLNLLADMQKKRQITYLFIAHDLSVMRFITDRIAVIRKGEIVEMAETEELITHPLHPYTRALLSAIPMPDPKHEKEKKLLVYDPMLHDYSWEKPSWKEIRPEHFVLANRKEAEEYKKLYRD, encoded by the coding sequence ATGGAACGGGAAGTATTATTAGATGTAAAGGATTTGGATGTGACCTTTGGAGAGCGCAGAAAAAAGTATGAAGCGGTAAAAAAGGTCAATTTTAAGATATACAAGGGAGAAACCTTTGGGCTGGTGGGAGAGTCAGGCTCAGGAAAGACCACCATTGGCCGGGCCATTATGAGGATTGTTCCCAGCTCAGGCGGGGAGATTCTTTACAAAGGCCATAAAATAAACGGGAAAATCCCGGCTGAACTGGACCGTCAGGTGATCAGGGAAATACAGATGATCTTTCAGGACCCTCAGGCTTCTTTAAATGAAAGGGCCAAGGTGGATTACATCATCAGCGAGGGGCTGATGAACTTAGAAAAGGGATTGGATGAGAGCGAGAGGAAAAAACGGGTGGATCAGGCTCTTTTGGATGTCGGTCTGCTGCCGGAGTTCTCAAGCCGTTTTCCTCACGAATTTTCGGGAGGTCAAAGGCAGAGAATCGGAATCGCAAGGTCCCTCATTATGAATCCGGAGTTTGTTATCGCTGATGAGCCTATTTCAGCCCTGGATGTGTCAGTCCGGGCCCAGGTTTTGAACCTTCTTGCGGATATGCAGAAAAAGCGCCAGATTACTTATTTGTTCATTGCCCATGATTTGTCTGTTATGCGTTTCATTACGGACCGGATTGCGGTAATCCGGAAAGGAGAGATCGTGGAGATGGCGGAAACTGAGGAATTGATCACTCATCCCCTCCATCCCTACACCAGAGCTTTGCTTTCTGCAATTCCCATGCCTGATCCGAAGCATGAGAAGGAGAAGAAGCTTCTGGTTTATGATCCTATGCTTCACGATTATTCATGGGAAAAGCCTTCCTGGAAGGAGATAAGGCCGGAGCATTTTGTGCTGGCAAACCGGAAGGAAGCGGAAGAATATAAAAAATTGTACAGAGATTAA